The proteins below are encoded in one region of Ereboglobus luteus:
- a CDS encoding dihydroxy-acid dehydratase: protein MKNKLRSKWEFGVATVKRDGILYGLGYTKEEIDRPYIAVVNSWNEYNPGHVHLREVAERVKQGIREAGGLPFEVVTTGLCDGLVLKDPRYIELPSRNLIADEVELNIESNLFDGMVLLSTCDSIVPGHLMAAARIGIPAVLVTGGYMPNCIFRGRDIGVTEVSDAIGQVMEGRMKRACFDEMVGCGHAGQGACGEMTTANSMCCAAEAMGMTLPGNSTVDATDKRRLWSIAHKAGHHIMRMVNEGITTRDLITEKSIENAIITDLAIGGSTNLLLHIPAIATEAGFDRDWWKFFDEASHRVPLLTGISPSGRYYFKDFDAAGGLPGLLKNLLPLMHADIPTVNGKTLAENVSSARVYNKDVIRDLDNPVTKAAGIAVLYGNIAPEGAILKAAAVDPSQYQFEGVAKVFHDVDDAVAALRRKEITPGMAVVIRYLGPKGRFGTTAFAFQKELAGMSIAKQVAIITDGRFSGGTSGLSIGYVAPEAAIGGPLNAVQDGDKVIIDIEKRAMNIDVSDEEIKRRQAAVTWEFDETKYSRFLRLFTRNVTSTAKGATWI from the coding sequence CTGCGCAGCAAATGGGAATTCGGTGTGGCAACCGTGAAACGCGACGGCATTTTATACGGCCTCGGTTATACAAAGGAGGAAATCGACCGGCCCTATATCGCCGTGGTCAATTCCTGGAATGAATACAATCCCGGCCACGTTCATCTGCGCGAGGTTGCCGAGCGCGTGAAGCAGGGCATCCGCGAGGCGGGCGGCCTGCCGTTCGAGGTTGTGACCACCGGCTTGTGCGACGGCCTCGTGCTCAAGGATCCGCGTTACATCGAGCTTCCCAGCCGCAATCTCATCGCCGACGAGGTCGAGCTGAACATCGAGTCCAACCTGTTCGACGGCATGGTGCTGTTGAGCACGTGCGATTCGATTGTGCCCGGCCACCTCATGGCCGCCGCGCGCATCGGCATCCCCGCAGTGCTCGTGACGGGCGGCTACATGCCCAACTGTATTTTCCGCGGGCGCGACATCGGCGTGACCGAGGTTTCCGACGCCATCGGGCAAGTCATGGAGGGTCGCATGAAACGCGCCTGTTTCGACGAAATGGTCGGCTGCGGCCACGCGGGGCAGGGCGCGTGCGGCGAGATGACAACCGCCAACAGCATGTGCTGCGCCGCCGAGGCGATGGGCATGACGCTGCCCGGCAACTCCACCGTCGACGCCACGGACAAGCGCCGCCTCTGGTCAATCGCGCACAAGGCCGGCCACCACATCATGCGCATGGTCAACGAAGGCATCACGACGCGCGATCTCATCACCGAGAAATCCATCGAAAACGCCATCATCACCGACCTCGCCATCGGCGGCTCGACGAACCTCCTGCTGCACATCCCCGCCATCGCCACCGAGGCCGGGTTTGATCGCGACTGGTGGAAGTTTTTCGACGAAGCCTCGCACCGCGTCCCGCTACTGACCGGCATCTCGCCCAGCGGACGTTATTATTTCAAGGACTTCGACGCCGCGGGCGGACTGCCCGGCCTGTTGAAAAACCTGCTGCCATTGATGCACGCCGACATCCCTACGGTAAACGGAAAAACGCTTGCGGAAAACGTCTCCAGCGCGCGCGTGTATAACAAGGACGTGATTCGCGACCTGGACAACCCCGTCACCAAGGCCGCGGGCATAGCGGTGCTCTACGGAAACATCGCGCCGGAAGGGGCGATCCTCAAGGCGGCGGCCGTCGATCCCTCGCAATACCAGTTCGAGGGTGTCGCCAAGGTTTTCCACGATGTCGATGACGCCGTGGCCGCGTTGCGCCGCAAAGAAATCACGCCCGGCATGGCGGTCGTCATTCGTTATCTCGGTCCCAAGGGCCGCTTCGGCACGACGGCGTTTGCGTTCCAAAAGGAGCTCGCGGGAATGTCCATCGCCAAGCAGGTCGCGATCATCACCGACGGACGTTTCTCCGGCGGAACCTCGGGCCTGAGCATCGGATACGTCGCGCCCGAGGCGGCGATTGGCGGCCCGTTGAACGCGGTGCAGGACGGCGACAAAGTCATCATCGACATTGAAAAACGCGCCATGAACATCGACGTGAGCGACGAGGAAATCAAACGCCGCCAGGCCGCCGTGACATGGGAGTTCGACGAAACCAAATACAGCCGCTTCCTGCGCCTCTTCACCCGCAACGTCACCTCCACCGCCAAGGGTGCGACGTGGATTTGA
- a CDS encoding polysaccharide lyase 11, with translation MKNIPLLAVLAVFSVFNLSFLRAAEPRSAPYVAREYNLRVPAKLTHAAPVNLGGGQRGFVFLFSEESNVDPFEGSFFFPKHPPFLAVFTEAGKELWRKELTYALPGTWFIPVLPLDMDGDGIDEIYYVNNTGPKPFVYKNYKLERLDSRTGKVTAAISWPQPTHNQANSYKWRFSLVGGRARDGAPVLVAGVGTYRDMRLRAFDANLKKRWEVYYPDDFDGPRASHSTAILDLDRNRHGAGQFMWGERCIDFDDGKERFVLDRDAWYDHSDTVLPVYDKATGKWDFWTTREKGDDGKVPRAVMFDQDGKRLWSVPDMRGHFHYGWVGNFGPAGERIAMAGRYALSEEQRDTARASGDTSKAATSVFSFYEAKTGKPLPAPKFPPSGRVVDFNGDGFHEIFTGGVLYDRFGKKIFSVKKAGALMCFHILDLPGEQIMLNTGNGKIQIWADRNAKDAPGMAARYADPLYRENVRHSAVGYNGRVPILNY, from the coding sequence ATGAAAAACATCCCCTTGCTCGCCGTCCTTGCGGTTTTCTCCGTATTCAATCTCTCATTCCTTCGCGCGGCGGAGCCGCGGTCCGCGCCCTATGTGGCCCGCGAATACAATCTGCGCGTTCCGGCCAAACTCACTCATGCCGCGCCCGTGAATCTTGGCGGGGGGCAGCGAGGTTTCGTTTTTCTCTTTTCGGAGGAAAGCAACGTCGATCCTTTTGAGGGCAGTTTCTTCTTTCCCAAACATCCGCCTTTTCTCGCCGTGTTCACCGAGGCCGGAAAGGAGCTCTGGCGCAAGGAGCTCACCTACGCGCTGCCGGGCACATGGTTCATCCCCGTGCTCCCGCTCGACATGGACGGCGATGGCATTGACGAAATTTATTACGTCAACAACACCGGCCCGAAACCTTTCGTCTATAAAAATTATAAACTCGAGCGTCTCGACTCGCGCACTGGAAAAGTCACCGCCGCGATCTCCTGGCCCCAGCCTACGCACAACCAGGCCAACAGTTACAAATGGCGCTTCTCGCTCGTCGGCGGACGCGCCCGCGACGGCGCGCCCGTGCTCGTCGCCGGTGTCGGCACTTACCGCGACATGCGCCTGCGCGCCTTCGACGCCAACCTCAAAAAGCGCTGGGAGGTCTATTATCCCGACGACTTCGACGGCCCTCGCGCCAGCCACTCGACCGCCATCCTCGACCTTGATCGCAACCGCCACGGCGCGGGCCAGTTCATGTGGGGCGAGCGTTGCATTGATTTCGACGACGGCAAGGAACGCTTCGTTCTCGACCGCGACGCTTGGTATGACCATTCCGACACCGTCCTGCCCGTTTACGACAAGGCCACGGGCAAATGGGACTTTTGGACAACGCGCGAAAAGGGCGACGACGGCAAGGTGCCCCGCGCCGTGATGTTCGACCAGGATGGCAAACGCCTCTGGTCGGTGCCGGACATGCGGGGGCACTTTCATTACGGCTGGGTTGGCAATTTCGGCCCCGCCGGCGAACGCATCGCGATGGCCGGACGTTACGCGCTCTCCGAGGAACAGCGAGACACCGCCCGCGCCTCCGGCGACACCAGCAAGGCGGCCACGTCCGTGTTCAGTTTTTACGAGGCCAAGACGGGCAAGCCGCTTCCCGCGCCAAAGTTTCCGCCGTCAGGCCGGGTGGTTGATTTCAACGGCGACGGTTTCCACGAAATATTCACCGGCGGCGTGCTTTACGACCGGTTCGGCAAAAAAATCTTCTCCGTAAAAAAAGCCGGCGCCCTCATGTGCTTTCACATCCTCGACCTGCCCGGCGAGCAAATCATGCTCAACACCGGCAACGGAAAAATCCAAATCTGGGCCGACCGCAACGCCAAGGACGCGCCCGGCATGGCCGCCCGTTACGCCGACCCGCTCTACCGCGAAAACGTCCGCCACTCCGCCGTCGGCTATAACGGCCGCGTTCCGATTCTGAATTATTGA
- a CDS encoding MFS transporter: MPQVPQQQPRIPFRAWYILALAGMAGMMYYLDRQTLSVLKTTLKGVFGWSDIEYGWLTAIFMVPYTIGYFFAGRLIDRFGTRVMMPVFLCTMSAVTLLTASSSQLWQFAACRMALGFAGAGVVPMVMVTIVTWFPHDRRGTANMFSKPFSSAGNILVTPLAVSLATAFGWRWAFIVPGLTGVALALMWIMADRNPPQYTAPAATSPVASASSSLASLLRNRTLWGLILARAISDPLWFFLMFWQPGYLQEELDMSFAKLGWVGWIPFAVSLVMNMVLSRFSDVLIDRGWTPQKGRLRLLQLTACLSPAMIIMPFVTSHAGVIAILCVVQAMALVWFNLTNLLMADVMPRHQVGTCVGIINACGAGTGALVNFTAGWLLAQFGYPALFIAGALLHPLAAGVLWWFYQRRPGSAAVQ, translated from the coding sequence ATGCCACAGGTTCCCCAACAGCAACCCCGCATCCCGTTTCGGGCATGGTATATCCTGGCGCTGGCGGGGATGGCGGGGATGATGTATTACCTCGACCGGCAGACGCTCTCGGTGCTCAAAACCACGCTCAAGGGCGTGTTCGGCTGGAGCGACATCGAATACGGCTGGCTCACCGCCATTTTCATGGTGCCTTACACGATCGGATATTTTTTTGCGGGACGGCTGATCGACCGCTTCGGCACCCGTGTGATGATGCCTGTTTTCCTTTGCACAATGTCCGCCGTGACACTGCTCACGGCCTCCTCGTCGCAACTCTGGCAGTTCGCCGCGTGCCGCATGGCGCTGGGTTTCGCCGGGGCGGGCGTGGTGCCGATGGTGATGGTGACCATCGTCACCTGGTTTCCCCATGACCGGCGCGGCACGGCCAACATGTTCAGCAAACCCTTTTCGTCGGCGGGCAACATCCTCGTGACGCCGCTGGCCGTGTCGCTGGCGACGGCGTTTGGCTGGCGATGGGCGTTTATCGTGCCCGGGTTGACGGGTGTCGCGCTGGCGTTGATGTGGATAATGGCGGACCGCAATCCGCCCCAATACACCGCGCCCGCGGCGACTTCGCCGGTTGCAAGCGCCTCCTCATCGCTGGCGTCGCTGTTGCGCAATCGCACGCTGTGGGGATTGATACTGGCGCGCGCCATCAGTGATCCGCTGTGGTTTTTCCTGATGTTTTGGCAGCCGGGATATTTGCAGGAGGAACTCGACATGTCCTTTGCAAAACTCGGCTGGGTCGGCTGGATCCCCTTCGCCGTTTCGCTGGTCATGAACATGGTGCTGAGCCGCTTTTCGGATGTGCTCATCGACCGGGGGTGGACGCCCCAGAAAGGGCGGTTGCGGTTGTTGCAGCTCACCGCGTGCCTCTCGCCCGCCATGATCATCATGCCGTTTGTGACGAGCCATGCGGGCGTGATCGCGATTCTGTGCGTGGTCCAGGCAATGGCGCTCGTGTGGTTCAATCTCACAAACCTGCTGATGGCCGACGTGATGCCCCGCCATCAAGTGGGCACGTGCGTCGGCATCATCAACGCCTGCGGCGCCGGCACGGGCGCGCTGGTGAATTTCACGGCGGGCTGGCTTCTGGCGCAGTTTGGCTACCCGGCGCTTTTTATCGCGGGCGCGCTGCTGCATCCGCTGGCGGCGGGAGTGTTGTGGTGGTTTTACCAGCGGCGGCCCGGGTCCGCGGCGGTTCAATAA
- a CDS encoding LacI family DNA-binding transcriptional regulator, translated as MSKTIHTTAELAKHLGISRWAVSRAINGQPGVSEETVARVRRAMSELHFSPSPHARGLRGQRTGVIGLSIRNLNTQVAVEKITHAHHCISNRGLHSLMAISEDDPVRGTDMIKRFISMRADGVILVDAPPPEVRETWLQMLRNAEIPAVMLEPRRPGDSNTVSLDRTEALAKVTDHLLDLGHRHFALLGISKKFPMGVPRHEGVRKALKARGLDMKTCVDVFDMPEHRHLGMRYGHELAELYLASKRRATALIALDDMVATGAMWELQRNGVKVPRDCSLFGFDNLPFTEQMTPALSTVDHNVEKMAEAAVDMLQRLIVNNWESDEADAINLSLPSIRLSATLVLRDTTIAPSQVTAPVHETQSDGLDMRNITLPTLA; from the coding sequence GTGAGTAAAACAATCCACACCACCGCTGAACTAGCCAAGCATCTCGGAATATCCCGATGGGCCGTGTCGCGCGCAATCAACGGACAACCCGGTGTGAGCGAGGAAACCGTTGCCCGCGTCAGGCGGGCGATGAGCGAACTGCATTTTTCACCAAGTCCCCACGCCCGCGGATTGCGCGGACAGCGCACGGGGGTGATCGGCCTGAGCATTCGCAACCTGAACACACAAGTGGCGGTTGAAAAAATCACCCATGCGCACCACTGCATCAGCAACCGGGGATTGCATTCGCTCATGGCGATTTCGGAGGACGACCCGGTGCGCGGCACCGACATGATCAAGCGTTTCATATCCATGCGCGCGGACGGCGTGATCCTGGTGGACGCGCCGCCGCCCGAGGTGCGCGAGACGTGGCTGCAAATGCTGCGCAATGCGGAAATACCCGCGGTGATGCTTGAGCCGCGCAGGCCGGGTGATAGCAACACCGTGTCGCTCGACCGCACCGAGGCCCTTGCCAAAGTGACCGACCATTTGCTCGACTTGGGGCACCGGCATTTCGCGCTGCTGGGCATCAGCAAAAAATTTCCAATGGGCGTGCCGAGGCATGAAGGTGTGCGCAAGGCGCTCAAGGCGCGCGGGCTGGACATGAAAACATGCGTGGATGTGTTTGACATGCCGGAACACCGGCATCTGGGCATGCGCTACGGCCACGAACTGGCGGAGCTCTACCTGGCGTCAAAACGACGCGCGACGGCGCTGATCGCGCTTGATGATATGGTGGCGACCGGGGCGATGTGGGAGCTGCAGCGCAACGGCGTGAAGGTGCCGCGCGACTGCTCGCTGTTCGGATTCGACAACCTGCCCTTCACCGAGCAAATGACCCCGGCGTTGAGCACCGTGGATCACAATGTCGAGAAGATGGCCGAGGCCGCGGTGGACATGTTGCAACGCCTGATAGTCAACAACTGGGAAAGTGACGAAGCCGACGCAATCAATCTGAGCCTGCCGTCAATCCGCCTGTCGGCGACACTGGTATTGCGCGACACAACGATCGCGCCCTCCCAAGTGACGGCTCCCGTCCACGAAACACAATCTGACGGTCTGGACATGCGCAACATCACCCTGCCCACCCTCGCGTAA
- a CDS encoding tetratricopeptide repeat protein: MPFIFDDLFSIPYNESIRSLGTAFSPPNTNGETVSGRPLVNFTLALNYAISGNHVWSYHVVNLFIHVCAGLALFGLVRRTLLLPSMRERFGRDSLPIASAIAALWMLHPMQTESVTYIVQRAESLMGLFYLLTLYCFVRGASVVTQTAKSASVQTGKLGSLRYVGWLALSLLCCLLGMASKEVMVSAPLVVFFYDRAFVSGSFRKAWAGRRAYYLLLASTWILTAWLALRTGSRGMTAGFNTEVSVWTYLLTQCQAIPHYLRLVFWPSGLVFDYGTPLVTSLGEVWLRGLFIIVLLGATVWACVRKPKLGFLGIVFFAVLAPTSSFIPVATQTIATHRMYLPLAALAVLASMGVWKLGGRKAVQVFAVIAIALGALTFHRNLAYQSNLAIWSDTLAKLPEKDRARASNNLAHALIDDGRAAEAIALCVEAVRLKPDFTQAYNNHGYALAKLGRFNDALLYYDKALSFGQNGMDVTLNNRGYALYNLGRYEDAMRDYRGALKLRPSYAEALSNYGNVLCAIGRYDEAMRQLDEALRMDPEFAAAWNNRGNIFAAMGNNPDEALRCYKKAAELDPSLALAIDNVARYAVFLGRSEEALPYFEVHARLKPADALVRQGWGNALMLLGRSAESIPHFERALELDPALFVSRHNLAIALVETGRPADAITHFEKALALQPRSAPLHHNYAEALAKVGRIDEAIDREREALRIQPDFVWAKEQLDALLEQRRRASSVAHFTQP; this comes from the coding sequence GTGCCTTTCATTTTCGACGACCTTTTTTCGATCCCCTACAACGAAAGCATTCGCAGCCTCGGCACGGCTTTTTCCCCGCCCAACACAAATGGCGAAACGGTCAGCGGGCGGCCGCTGGTCAATTTCACGCTGGCTTTGAATTATGCCATCAGCGGCAACCATGTGTGGAGCTATCATGTGGTGAACCTGTTCATTCATGTGTGCGCGGGGTTGGCACTCTTCGGTTTGGTGCGACGCACGCTGCTGTTGCCCTCGATGCGCGAGCGATTCGGGCGGGATTCGCTCCCGATCGCATCCGCAATCGCCGCGCTTTGGATGCTGCACCCGATGCAAACCGAATCGGTGACGTATATCGTGCAACGCGCCGAGTCGTTGATGGGACTGTTTTATCTGCTGACGCTGTATTGTTTTGTGCGGGGCGCGTCCGTCGTGACGCAGACTGCCAAGTCTGCCTCCGTCCAAACCGGCAAACTTGGCAGTCTGCGCTACGTCGGCTGGCTCGCCCTTTCCCTCCTCTGCTGCCTTCTCGGCATGGCCTCGAAGGAAGTCATGGTGTCGGCGCCGTTGGTCGTTTTTTTCTATGACCGCGCGTTTGTTTCAGGTTCATTCCGCAAGGCGTGGGCCGGGCGGCGCGCGTATTATTTGTTGCTCGCGTCCACGTGGATATTGACGGCATGGCTCGCGCTCCGCACCGGCAGTCGCGGCATGACCGCCGGTTTCAACACCGAGGTTTCCGTGTGGACCTATTTGCTCACGCAATGCCAGGCCATCCCGCACTACCTGCGCCTTGTGTTCTGGCCGAGCGGACTTGTCTTCGATTACGGCACGCCACTCGTCACGAGCCTCGGCGAAGTCTGGTTGCGCGGCCTTTTCATCATCGTTCTCCTCGGCGCGACCGTTTGGGCCTGCGTGCGCAAACCCAAGCTCGGCTTTCTCGGCATTGTGTTTTTCGCGGTGCTCGCCCCCACGTCGAGTTTTATTCCCGTGGCAACGCAAACCATCGCCACGCACCGCATGTATCTGCCGCTCGCGGCGCTGGCGGTGCTGGCGTCAATGGGCGTGTGGAAGCTGGGCGGACGCAAAGCCGTCCAGGTTTTCGCCGTCATTGCAATCGCCTTGGGCGCGCTCACCTTTCACCGCAACCTCGCATACCAGAGCAACCTTGCCATCTGGTCCGACACTCTCGCCAAGCTTCCGGAAAAAGACCGCGCGCGCGCCAGCAACAACCTCGCCCACGCCCTCATTGATGACGGACGCGCGGCGGAGGCGATCGCCCTCTGCGTCGAGGCCGTCCGCCTCAAGCCCGATTTTACGCAGGCCTACAACAACCACGGCTACGCCCTCGCCAAACTCGGCCGCTTCAACGACGCCCTCCTGTATTACGACAAGGCGCTCAGCTTCGGCCAGAACGGGATGGATGTGACGCTCAACAATCGCGGCTACGCGCTCTACAATCTCGGGCGTTACGAGGACGCCATGCGCGACTACCGCGGCGCGCTCAAGCTCCGCCCCTCGTATGCGGAGGCCCTCAGCAATTACGGCAACGTGCTCTGCGCCATCGGCCGCTACGACGAAGCCATGCGCCAACTCGACGAGGCGCTACGCATGGACCCCGAATTCGCCGCCGCATGGAATAACCGCGGCAACATATTCGCCGCCATGGGAAACAATCCCGACGAGGCGCTTCGTTGCTATAAAAAAGCCGCCGAGCTCGATCCCTCGCTTGCGCTCGCGATCGACAATGTCGCCCGCTACGCCGTCTTCCTCGGGCGCTCCGAAGAGGCGCTTCCCTATTTCGAGGTGCACGCACGCCTCAAGCCCGCGGACGCACTCGTCCGGCAAGGATGGGGAAACGCGCTCATGCTGCTTGGCCGCTCCGCCGAAAGTATTCCCCACTTTGAGCGCGCCCTCGAACTCGACCCGGCTCTCTTCGTCTCGCGCCACAACCTCGCCATCGCACTCGTCGAGACTGGACGCCCCGCCGACGCCATTACCCACTTCGAAAAAGCCCTCGCACTCCAGCCCCGCTCGGCGCCCCTCCATCACAATTACGCCGAGGCCCTCGCCAAGGTCGGTCGCATCGACGAAGCCATCGACCGCGAGCGCGAGGCGCTCCGCATCCAGCCCGATTTCGTCTGGGCGAAGGAACAACTCGACGCCCTCCTCGAACAACGGCGGAGGGCCTCCTCCGTCGCACATTTTACACAACCATGA